The Nesterenkonia xinjiangensis genome contains a region encoding:
- a CDS encoding flavin reductase has product MTTHDLEHAWKLAWTHGDVSALTDLMAPGYTRLSRASGTCLTAEELGEEILTIRRGFPDIETTIDSIVAEEERFVVFWSTVGTHTETFLGVPATGRTVKTYGTNLITLRGGQIIHEEVTWDGTEMLHSLGIRHLSDAGSSAQPVRTDDLSGDPDPEMLKTFNRQFVTGVTVVTTQDDEGRPRGLAVNAYASVSLEPPLVLVCIQKSSSTYPALFSATHLGINILGTQQRETIATFASKAPDKFASVAWHPAPGGSPLIDGSPASLEAEIRDRFQAKTHTVFICRVGHAEVTDADPMLYKAGRFYDSDGLTQI; this is encoded by the coding sequence ATGACCACACATGACCTTGAACACGCATGGAAGCTCGCCTGGACGCACGGGGACGTCTCGGCCCTCACAGATCTCATGGCGCCGGGATACACGCGCCTCAGCCGCGCCTCGGGCACCTGCCTCACAGCGGAGGAACTCGGGGAGGAGATCCTCACCATCCGCCGAGGCTTCCCCGACATCGAGACGACGATCGACTCGATCGTCGCCGAGGAGGAGCGGTTCGTCGTCTTCTGGTCCACCGTGGGAACTCACACGGAGACCTTCCTGGGCGTGCCTGCCACGGGACGGACCGTGAAGACCTACGGAACCAACCTCATCACCCTCCGCGGCGGCCAGATCATCCATGAAGAAGTCACCTGGGACGGCACGGAGATGCTGCATTCCCTCGGCATCCGCCACCTCAGCGACGCAGGTTCCTCGGCCCAGCCCGTCCGCACCGATGACCTCAGCGGTGACCCCGACCCGGAGATGCTCAAGACCTTCAACCGGCAGTTCGTCACGGGTGTCACCGTCGTCACCACTCAGGACGACGAAGGACGCCCACGAGGTCTGGCGGTCAATGCCTACGCCTCCGTGTCGCTGGAACCGCCTCTGGTCCTGGTCTGCATCCAGAAGAGCTCCTCGACGTATCCTGCCCTGTTCTCCGCAACCCACCTGGGGATCAACATCCTCGGCACGCAGCAGCGGGAGACGATCGCGACGTTCGCCTCCAAGGCTCCGGACAAGTTCGCCTCGGTCGCCTGGCATCCGGCTCCAGGAGGCAGCCCTCTCATCGATGGATCCCCGGCCTCGCTGGAGGCGGAGATCCGGGACCGCTTCCAGGCGAAGACGCACACCGTGTTCATCTGCCGAGTCGGACATGCCGAGGTGACCGACGCCGACCCCATGCTCTACAAGGCCGGCCGCTTCTACGACAGCGACGGCCTGACCCAGATCTGA
- a CDS encoding GntR family transcriptional regulator, with protein MTDLTSPGSPELADSTLLEKVRGLVVSGVLPPGASVSEISLAKRFDVSRTPIRETLKQLQLEGLVEIRSKVGTFVREPTRREIVELFQLKESLEGLAAGLMARRGPVPELDILDRNVEESDRAGEAQDPGRYAELVDEFHRTIICGADSRKLLEHYDLLMNQLAFHRMVLRTAEHPGRIRASTAEHRAVLEMIRAKDHFAAESAMRNHVYASVREVLTDPRTATQEN; from the coding sequence ATGACGGACCTCACATCACCTGGATCACCTGAGCTGGCGGACTCGACGTTGCTGGAGAAGGTGCGCGGACTCGTGGTCAGCGGAGTGCTTCCTCCGGGAGCCTCCGTATCCGAGATCTCACTCGCGAAGAGATTCGACGTGAGCAGGACTCCCATCCGCGAGACCCTCAAGCAGCTTCAGCTGGAAGGTCTCGTCGAGATTCGTTCCAAGGTCGGGACGTTCGTCCGGGAACCTACTCGCCGCGAGATCGTGGAGCTGTTCCAGCTCAAGGAGAGTCTGGAAGGGCTTGCGGCAGGACTCATGGCACGGCGGGGGCCAGTGCCTGAGCTCGACATCCTCGACAGGAACGTCGAGGAGTCGGATCGCGCCGGCGAGGCCCAGGACCCCGGGAGATACGCGGAGCTGGTGGATGAGTTCCACCGGACGATCATCTGCGGGGCAGACAGCCGCAAACTCCTTGAGCACTACGACCTGCTGATGAATCAGCTGGCCTTCCACCGGATGGTGCTCAGAACAGCAGAGCATCCGGGTCGAATCCGCGCCTCCACCGCCGAGCACCGTGCCGTGCTGGAGATGATCCGGGCCAAGGATCACTTCGCCGCGGAGTCTGCGATGCGCAATCACGTCTACGCCTCGGTCCGTGAGGTCCTCACCGACCCTCGCACCGCCACACAGGAGAACTGA